GGTCCTGGCGCTTGCGGATGAAAGCGGGGACGTCGAGGTCGTCCTGCTCAAACCCGCTCTTCACATTCTCCTTGACGGCGTCGAGCGAGGGAGCTTCGCGCTGCGGTGCGGCGGCACGCGCCCCGGCAGGCGCCGCCGGGCGCATCCCCGCCGAGGGCGAGTAGGAGGAGGTGGTGCGGGCCTGGGCGATGGCGGCGGCCGTGCTGCTGGTGGCGCGCTCGCGCTTGGGCGGCTGATCGGTCTTGAAGCCGGTGGCGATGACGGTGATCTTGACCTCGTCTTTCATCTTCTCGTCCTGCACCGCGCCGAAGATGATGTTGGCGTCCTCGTGGGAGGCGCTCTGGATGATGGTGGAGGCCTCGTTGACCTCGGAGAGCTTGAGCGAACTGGAGCCGGTGATGTTGATAAGGATGCCGCGGGCGCCGTCGATGGCCCCGGCCTCCAGCAGCGGCGAGGCGATGGCGCGCTGGGCGGCATCGACGGCGCGGCGCTCACCCTTGGCGGTGGCGGTGCCCATGACGGCGTAGCCCATGCCCGCCATGATGGCCTTCACGTCGGCGAAGTCGCGGTTGATGATGCCGGGAATGGTGATGATGTCGGAGATGCCCTGCACGCCCTGGCGCAGGATGTCGTCGGCGATGCGAAACGATTCGAAGAAGCCGGCATTCTGGGCCACCGCCAGCAGCTTCTCGTTGGGGATGACGATGGTGGTATCGACGGAGTCGATGAGCTCGGCCAGGCCGCGCTCGGCCTGCTGCAGGCGGCGCTTGCCTTCGAAGGCGAAGGGCTTGGTAACCACGGCCACGGTGAGCGCGCTCATCTCGCTGGCCAGGGAGGCGATGATGGGAGCGGCCCCGGTGCCGGTGCCGCCGCCCAGCCCGGCGGTGACGAAGACCATGTCGGCGCCCTCCAGCGCCTCGATGATCTTGTCGGAGTCCTCCAGGGCGGCCTTGCGGCCGGTCTCGGGATTCGCGCCCGCTCCCAGGCCCTGGGTGAGCTTCACTCCCAGCTGGATCTTGACCGGGGCCTGGCACATCTGCAGGGCCTGCAGGTCGGTGTTGGCGGCCACAAAGTCCACGCCCTCCAAACGGGCGTTGATCATGCGGTTGACGGCGTTGCCGCCGCCCCCGCCTACGCCGATGACCTTGATCTTGGCGCTGTTCTTGGCGTCGTCGTGGAACTGGATGCGAACGTCGCTCGCGCTGGGAGTCTCTTTGCCGTTGCTCATAGTCGGTTGAATCGTTTTCCGCCCGGCCAGAAAAGTGTTACCGCGATAATCCCCGAAAACAGGAAAACTAGCAACAGCGAAATTCGAGGTCTTCCCGATCCTGCGGAGGAGCATCCGCAGGGACTCAGGGAAGCGGCTCGGGGAGGGCCGCGCCGTCGGCCCGCGGGTCGGAGGCGCCGTAGTTCATGCCGGTGCGGGAGTCGTGCACCACCGCCTGGCCACGCCCCATGAGCGCGGTGTATTGCTGGCGCACCTGGAGCTTGTGCCCCTTGGCCCGCAGGGCCTCGAGCACCTC
This DNA window, taken from Terriglobales bacterium, encodes the following:
- the ftsZ gene encoding cell division protein FtsZ; translated protein: MSNGKETPSASDVRIQFHDDAKNSAKIKVIGVGGGGGNAVNRMINARLEGVDFVAANTDLQALQMCQAPVKIQLGVKLTQGLGAGANPETGRKAALEDSDKIIEALEGADMVFVTAGLGGGTGTGAAPIIASLASEMSALTVAVVTKPFAFEGKRRLQQAERGLAELIDSVDTTIVIPNEKLLAVAQNAGFFESFRIADDILRQGVQGISDIITIPGIINRDFADVKAIMAGMGYAVMGTATAKGERRAVDAAQRAIASPLLEAGAIDGARGILINITGSSSLKLSEVNEASTIIQSASHEDANIIFGAVQDEKMKDEVKITVIATGFKTDQPPKRERATSSTAAAIAQARTTSSYSPSAGMRPAAPAGARAAAPQREAPSLDAVKENVKSGFEQDDLDVPAFIRKRQDQR